A genomic window from Betta splendens chromosome 24, fBetSpl5.4, whole genome shotgun sequence includes:
- the apobb.1 gene encoding apolipoprotein Bb, tandem duplicate 1 isoform X2, protein MGASKLCLLLLLSTSTLAFAQDEDQPTCLLNQRYKTLHKYEYQYQAESLNEINGASPLKNGPKASCTIEIEVPQSCSFILRTTGCSLSEVVDTDAKGNPVFAPASTADAFAAEMEKYPLKFVVDGVYDVKLYPEDGESTTILNFKRGIISALAVPLLEEGENRNMPTIHGKCKTSYQVNAREDIATDVTLNRYLSKCENFVPIRDYSSPLALISGMHYPLAQLFNSFQTCNYKFDNDKKHMTSGSCAEKHILIPFSHKGEYGVTSVGRQELTLVKVSPHNDRVFKHGDVVQGLQMRAVEDKSAVQDKAAFLKLLRDLSTLPESEGERRPRLFHQLVTMVSGMKADTLSPAIPEALAVSQALTYQVLAQCGTPECSSAIMQILRTFDIFSVKIDATVFALGLVSNPSALLINDMLEMAKYKPSKPIMYALSNVVKRFYNVERKVIPEIHSVAEFMAARLGDCSGSDINNFMTLRVVGNMAPAVMPASPALRSAVIQCVNQPAASLAVQQAAIQAYRLVTVPEKDREILIQVLLDHTSSTQKRIAAYLILMKDPQPSELVKLNDALSSEQDVQVKSFVVSHINNILASTEPDTQELRQRIRDALQGNDIGPIMDRTKFSNNYKIGYVEGNMLFEGSSFLPKEVMLEMTLKAFGYDIDMMEIGMAGTGLEPTVDALFGENGFFPDTVLKTVYFVSDNMPRSVSEILQDMLPALKKDRMKRQAATNLVEEIELNFNKLVNELKASQSPEAMVYLKLLGNELGYLSTNEMEGMTFSAAMMIQNMLKMFPSDLMAALVTKNDNTIFGHYIFMDNEFFLPTLTGVPLRVALSGTFTPGIKGGLKFRDMREVAFLPSAGVEFVTHIGSHLPEYVNSGLEMHSNIFHESGLSVKISVNHDQVKLTIPAPASPIKLIKITNSLVAVTNAEVKTIPSSATDKVDVDECTPVFTGMKYCSALQYNDASSQGTSPYFPLTGDSKFALELHPTGEVTEYTATVAYELLKEGEEGRLKVDSVKFILRAEGADPTEARAILKYNRKKTLITADIQIPDYDVEAGFRLGVDGKSKGKTTHSISLDILNKNIPQLSLVGRANLKAMKEGMLQGQLIVPSINTDATVTANMRYEQELELELKSEVKLMDATSEQKIALRYSGEKIEVAFNSDVNTKTANLPGAEVLAIYGNDLLDTQVGQTDMKVGHIFKMFSEAANNYMEKYGDNIPYMKDIRIPEIPGISVPDTLFLNTEAKAAFYFNNKYFTFAIPVPLGGKSTEDLNFPPTLATPRLSLPQFGLDIPSVDIPIPELEVPERITMSLPLLGKAELSALMRSNLYNMKASVAVEEDAPNYSAKLNVKGTSPLDILSVEIDGLGAVIISDSIMASLKTSLVHEFIKVSISIEEEASFTDKINLRSSSEIEAMSSLGVSFEIKHTGTTGINSEDISADNMFKGMFRVGPMYANTTSAQSFTIFPFRPEAKIDATVEFDSTIVKAQNSISATLSNGELSVLSNTKAFQDSLTHVAEFSFKDRQVSLKCDSNALVLGVKIQKQTEASAGVSGVTMKVETNMELSENRGYTLLTASLDGNGLAVNNNAMLRLFENQLTHKASLKFNNNGLTTSGTTSVKSPLSLENTFEAGVDFSKATLSITNRAALSGININNANTLTVTPSTLDFKSKAHATGSEYASYTHDITLGLKPYSASANINNNMNLLSANIKNEAKLEAELLKFGVIGSLTATYGHEEIKHTYELKYAEMTANAKFNTIGKVFGAHMNHNTELDIYGLAATITNDLRFNSQPMRFDHSIRGSVVPFDINLDALFNANGEIIKYGKHNAQLYGKYNLKAQPLAIVSMHECRASVTNTLDNDLSLETTFDTKAGIVLTPQEQQTRYTMTSKMNEHAFNQGLTLYNSAEKTGIEIVGTIFTNLFNADSPENQEFTISAFVKYDKSTDSHVIQLPLVENVPVLLESIKGYVVPVAESLQDYMKSCQLNVVLDDIHRVLVFLESRIKDNVIQLKQRFSDFMQESISFEDLEASLRNLKKSFENILFGLMWGLGNWMMYIDKAMSSNAFTKEVRQQLLALEREYKISQFINHNFEMIIPCIEEIFKLFPEELLNDPVKYIMVVVKDVDIPNRLNILRAKIKELIVKLDADEIIQAFLEKLGELFQQLKIEKTIEAVLQIVKDLEIQNKLMQVIEAGIANLKSIDVNLIIKQLNFLIEIVESVNLLNYNEFVNFTNLIIHECAAYVNHMIRSLEIPQKLEATKDFVNFIISSTGRFMEHLKKVKIAEIIKSFQDIFDEGLVNNVKTWAKFIKHKIKNQNFKDVITKYLNMFRKCYVTIITIMTQKFTSTVKTIETIAPNLKITSEIQQIIAGLSKELMKGELFVPSLPIPFTDLVLPSVVFRIDDFEIPAQLDIPEFTILGTYTVKATTISLDDIKQKITELIDFIINLEIKVLDADALFGDVTLNFLPTIPEISFPEFTFPEMSFPNIPNVPLEKLVKSLELSKIKLPTIPHEITVSSFGKLYGEIKLLTPTYTMETSGELQNPTKNKLTPELTGFLNSYATSKHFEILNYELNSTARISVPKMSRIVLAETVKFNHVAFKIDHQAFVALYGLPSAQAQAKTEVKVKTTPYTAKYANTASIAIGGGISASFDTGYNHLLYLPWSSVKSEASVTQKIVAKQDGPSFTLTVDNSCEGKINDDDSNHKSKLQLSVTPSAVGLTFSGDTDIVGLRVKQHITAESGTFSYFKFNVRNEAEAPVFKNSLFVASGQGNLYDMTVELKANHNTELKGEGKGFISNTFNLVARPFEFVYEFHNKGTFTLGTLRSLPANIDLQKDYSIILRPDSQLIATVTLFRLNQYKTFYNFTFSNNEKEAGIFAAMENADLFYFLSFAVVSPELENLLTTTEQTVAVDAKLVFQKSRPLEIMGLVQIPNMVNMISELSVKTDFINLNVNAGLYPEDNLVFRLGATTASVFESLNAKLQVTTSLTTKRGIKLANSLSFENPHINGSHDSTISASSERDVSLKSTTRANMAGTIDTDYLVLGVLDNEVNVYLNNDGLQSTSKVITDVKVNHGTTRVISLDLNKNLAIEASLSHVYVVLSYINNNEAKLFNFHTKGKHNAKATMNVATSSLSTDIEIDILQPSNMGDISISEKTVAKVTVPKQKMSTTARFSSPLYTANLEADLEGQGPVFKGTFKSSGNSDNMFPAYDIKASTTTNYENQALSMISKVAVTGLNLTMNVDHVITKVLSVSRHTLRVDFSIPTVTVANFDYAAGRDGINASVSTPVTGFVGLQLNGPSQLSARVYHRSPSAPEVDVDILVVKSSPVDVDKMNLQIVYYTEAYNAMEDEMWIRFDPILSIYGNFENELLSALAKRLAEVIDPTVSALSAETEVYYNSFVEDFSAIEIQLSSGDVITGDQIWKPISAAFNTTYKELIDFLNSANIPNELFWKMFSVIAAPFNYCETIKYDYEDAVTSDINALYEKLFPDMKIRVDQVGAQCCKLLKYAYDILDYVYNQYWIIEQLITDLQIQVLENTEPYVDYSDTKFEINLTFPFQQ, encoded by the exons ATGGGGGCCTCTAAGCTCTGCCTCTTGCTGCTCCTCAGCACATCGACGTTGGCTT TTGCCCAAGATGAAGATCAGCCAACTTGCCTGC TAAACCAAAGGTACAAGACCCTTCACAAGTACGAATATCAATACCAGGCTGAGTCTTTGAATGAAATAAACGGAGCCTCACCACTCAAGAATGGACCCAAGGCCTCGTGCACC ATTGAAATTGAAGTGCCTCAGTCTTGCAGTTTTATCCTTCGCACcactggctgcagcctgagtgAGGTGGTAGACACAGACGCAAAGGGAAACCCTGTGTTTGCACCTGCATCCACTGCTGATGCCTTCGCTGCTGAGATGGAGAA ATATCCTCTGAAGTTTGTCGTTGATGGCGTGTACGATGTGAAACTTTACCCTGAGGACGGAGAGTCAACAACAATCCTGAACTTTAAAAGAGGCATCATCTCTGCACTGGCCGTACCGCTGCTGGAAGAGGGCGAGAACAGGAACATG CCCACCATCCACGGCAAGTGCAAGACCTCTTACCAAGTCAATGCGAGAGAGGACATTGCTACTGATGTCACACTAAACAGATACCTTTCCAAATGTGAAAACTTTGTTCCAATTAGAGATTATAGCAGCCCTCTGGCACTGATCTCTGGCATG CACTACCCTCTGGCTCAGCTGTTCAATAGCTTCCAGACCTGCAACTACAAGTTTGACAATGACAAGAAACACATGACGTCTGGCTCGTGTGCTGAGAAACACATTCTCATTCCCTTCTCTCACAA GGGGGAATATGGAGTGACAAGTGTTGGAAGGCAAGAGTTGACTCTGGTTAAGGTTTCTCCTCATAACGACAGAGTCTTTAAGCACG GTGATGTTGTCCAGGGTCTTCAAATGCGAGCTGTTGAGGATAAGAGTGCTGTCCAGGATAAAGCTGCCTTTTTGAAACTCTTGAGAGATTTATCCACTCTGCCTGAATCTGAGGGTGAGAGGAGACCCCGCCTCTTCCACCAGCTTGTTACTATGGTCAGTGGTATGAAGGCTGACACCCTGAGTCCTGCCATCCCCGAGGCTCTTGCCGTGTCCCAGGCCCTAACTTACCAGGTTCTGGCCCAGTGTGGAACTCCCGAGTGCAGCAGTGCTATCATGCAGATCCTCAGGACCTTTGACATATTTTCAGTGAAGATTGACgccactgtttttgctttgggaCTCGTATCAAATCCCTCTGCTCTACTGATTAACGACATGCTTGAGATGGCCAAGTATAAGCCCAGCAAGCCTATAATGTACGCCCTGAGCAATGTTGTGAAGAG gttttaCAACGTTGAAAGAAAAGTGATCCCTGAGATCCACTCTGTGGCGGAATTCATGGCTGCTCGTTTGGGTGACTGTTCCGGCTCTGATATTAACAATTTCATGACACTGAGA GTTGTTGGAAACATGGCTCCAGCCGTGATGCCTGCAAGTCCTGCCCTGAGGTCTGCTGTGATTCAGTGTGTAAACCAGCCTGCAGCTTCCCTTGCTGTACAGCAGGCAGCCATCCAAGCATACAGGCTAGTCACTGTCCCAGAGAAG GATAGAGAGATTTTAATACAGGTGCTTTTGGACCACACCAGCTCCACGCAAAAGCGTATTGCTGCTTATCTGATACTCATGAAAGACCCGCAGCCAAGTGAGCTGGTTAAGCTGAACGATGCCTTATCCAGTGAGCAAGATGTACAAGTCAAGAGCTTTGTGGTTTCCCACATTAACAACATTTTGGCCTCAACTGAACCTGATACCCAAGA ACTCAGACAAAGGATCCGTGATGCCCTGCAGGGTAATGACATTGGACCAATTATGGACCGCACCAAGTTCTCCAACAATTACAAGATCGGATATGTGGAGGGCAACATGCTTTTTGAGGGCTCTAGCTTCTTGCCCAAAGAAGTTATGCTTGAAATGACACTTAAAGCATTTGGCTATGACATTGACATGATGGAG ATTGGTATGGCAGGCACAGGGTTGGAGCCAACTGTAGATGCACTGTTTGGAGAGAATGGATTCTTCCCCGACACAGTCTTGAAGACCGTGTACTTTGTCTCTGACAACATGCCACGTAGTGTCAGTGAGATCCTGCAGGACATGCTGCCTGCCCTAAAGAAAGATAGAATGAAAAGACAG GCTGCCACAAACCTGGTTGAGGAGATTGAACTCAACTTCAATAAACTTGTGAATGAGCTGAAGGCTTCACAGTCTCCCGAGGCAATGGTGTATCTTAAACTGTTGGGAAATGAGCTGGGATATCTAAGCACCAATGAAATGGAGGGGATGACTTTTTCTGCTGCCATGATGATTCAGAATATGCTCAAGATGTTCCCAAGTGAC CTGATGGCAGCACTGGTGACTAAAAACGACAACACAATCTTTGGCCACTACATCTTCATGGACAATGAATTCTTTCTGCCTACTCTCACTGGTGTACCGCTAAGAGTTGCACTTTCAGGTACCTTCACCCCTGGTATTAAAGGTGGTCTCAAGTTCCGTGACATG AGAGAAGTTGCCTTCCTGCCTTCAGCTGGTGTTGAGTTCGTAACTCACATTGGCTCACACCTCCCTGAATATGTCAACTCTGGATTAGAGATGCACAGCAACATTTTCCATGAGAGTGGGCTCAGTGTTAAGATCTCTGTGAACCATGACCAAGTAAAACTGACCATCCCTGCTCCAGCGAGTCCTATAAAGCTCATCAAAATAAC GAACTCCCTGGTGGCAGTGACCAATGCTGAAGTGAAGACAATCCCCTCGAGTGCCACAGACAAGGTTGATGTTGATGAGTGCACTCCGGTCTTTACTGGAATGAAAtactgctctgctctgcagtaCAATGATGCTTCCTCTCAAGGGACCTCCCCCTACTTCCCTCTTACAGGAGACAGCAA ATTTGCTTTGGAACTTCACCCTACTGGTGAGGTTACCGAGTACACAGCCACTGTTGCTTATGAGCTCCTCAAAGAGGGGGAAGAGGGTCGGCTGAAAGTTGACTCTGTGAAGTTTATTCTGAGAGCAGAAG GTGCAGATCCCACTGAAGCCAGAGCAATCTTGAAATATAACAGAAAGAAGACTTTAATAACAGCTGACATCCAAATCCCTGACTATGATGTGGAGGCTGGATTCAGGCTGGGGGTTGATGggaaaagcaaaggaaaaacAACTCACTCAATCTCTCTTGACATTCTAAACAAGAATATCCCACAGCTCTCGCTGGTTGGCCGTGCCAA TCTTAAAGCCATGAAAGAAGGGATGCTTCAAGGACAACTTATTGTCCCCTCAATAAACACGGACGCCACTGTCACAGCTAACATGAGATATGAACaagagctggaactggagctcaAGAGTGAAGTCAAGTTGATGGACGCCACATCTGAGCAGAAAATTGCTTTGAGATACA GTGGTGAAAAGATTGAGGTGGCGTTCAATTCAGATGTGAACACAAAGACCGCCAACTTGCCAGGGGCTGAGGTGCTTGCGATCTATGGGAATGATCTTCTTGACACACAGGTGGGGCAAACTGACATGAAAGTGGGTCATATCTTCAAGATGTTTTCAGAG GCAGCAAACAACTACATGGAAAAATACGGTGATAATATTCCTTACATGAAGGACATCAGAATACCAGAGATTCCTGGGATTTCAGTGCCGGACACACTCTTCCTGAATAC TGAGGCAAAGGCTGCTTTCTACTTCAACAATAAGTACTTCACCTTTGCGATCCCTGTCCCTCTTGGAGGAAAGTCAACAGAGGATCTTAACTTCCCACCAACTTTAGCTACACCTAGATTGTCATTACCCCAGTTTGGACTTGATATTCCTTCAGTGGACATTCCCATCCCAGAACTTGAAGTCCCAGAGAGAATTACCATGTCTTTACCTCTTCTTGGCAAAGCTGAGCTATCAGCTCTGATGAGGAGCAACCTCTACAACATGAAGGCCTCAGTGGCTGTGGAGGAAGATGCCCCAAACTACTCGGCTAAGTTGAATGTGAAGGGAACCTCCCCACTTGACATCCTCTCAGTAGAGATTGACG GCTTGGGGGCTGTGATCATCTCTGATTCAATTATGGCCAGTTTAAAAACCTCTTTGGTCCATGAATTCATTAAAGTCAGTATTAGTATTGAAGAGGAGGCTTCCTTTACAGACAAAATCAATTTGAGATCAAGTAGCGAGATTGAAGCCATGAGTTCATTAGGGGTCAGTTTTGAGATAAAGCACACGGGTACGACTGGAATCAACAGTGAAGACATTTCTGCTGACAACATGTTTAAAGGAATGTTCAGAGTTGGACCCATGTACGCCAACACCACTTCAGCCCAATCATTTACCATCTTCCCATTCAGGCCAGAAGCAAAGATTGATGCTACTGTTGAGTTTGATTCCACAATTGTTAAGGCCCAGAATTCAATTTCTGCAACCCTTTCCAATGGAGAACTCTCAGTTCTTTCTAACACTAAAGCCTTTCAGGACAGCTTGACACATGTTGCTGAGTTTTCCTTCAAAGACCGCCAAGTGTCATTGAAATGCGATTCAAATGCTCTTGTTCTTGGTGTGAAGATCCAGAAGCAAACTGAAGCCTCTGCTGGTGTCAGTGGAGTGACCATGAAGGTGGAGACAAACATGGAACTCTCTGAAAATCGTGGCTACACTCTGCTGACTGCCTCTCTGGATGGTAATGGTCTAGCAGTAAACAACAACGCCATGCTGAGGCTTTTTGAAAACCAACTTACGCACAAAGCATCACTGAAGTTTAACAACAACGGCTTGACCACAAGTGGAACAACCTCTGTGAAGAGTCCGCTGTCTTTGGAAAATACTTTTGAAGCTGGGGTTGATTTTTCAAAAGCTACTTTATCCATTACAAACAGGGCAGCCCTGTCAGGCATCAACATTAACAATGCCAACACACTGACGGTTACACCTTCCACTCTTGACTTCAAGTCCAAGGCTCACGCCACTGGAAGTGAGTATGCCTCCTACACTCATGATATAACACTTGGCCTGAAGCCCTACTCTGCCTCTgcaaatattaacaacaacatgAATCTTCTGTCTGCCAACATTAAAAACGAGGCTAAGCTAGAGGCAGAGCTTCTAAAGTTTGGTGTAATTGGAAGCCTGACAGCCACCTATGGTCATGAAGAGATCAAGCATACCTATGAGCTAAAATATGCTGAAATGACTGCTAATGCAAAGTTCAACACCATTGGAAAGGTTTTCGGAGCGCATATGAACCACAACACTGAGCTTGACATCTACGGTCTGGCTGCCACCATCACCAATGACCTCCGTTTCAACTCCCAGCCAATGCGTTTTGACCACTCCATTCGTGGCAGTGTTGTTCCTTTTGATATCAACTTAGATGCCCTTTTCAATGCTAATGGAGAAATCATCAAGTATGGAAAACATAATGCGCAGCTCTATGGCAAGTATAACCTTAAAGCACAACCTCTGGCGATTGTTAGCATGCACGAATGCAGGGCATCAGTAACCAATACTTTAGATAATGATTTATCCCTTGAGACCACTTTTGACACTAAAGCAGGTATTGTTCTTACACCCCAAGAGCAGCAGACCAGATATACAATGACATCCAAAATGAATGAGCATGCCTTTAATCAGGGATTGACTCTTTACAATAGTGCTGAGAAGACTGGAATTGAGATTGTGGGCACAATATTTACAAACTTATTCAATGCAGACTCTCCAGAGAACCAGGAATTCACAATCTCTGCTTTTGTAAAATATGACAAAAGCACAGATAGTCATGTAATTCAGTTGCCCCTAGTTGAAAATGTGCCTGTCTTACTGGAAAGCATCAAAGGCTATGTTGTGCCTGTAGCAGAATCACTGCAAGATTACATGAAAAGTTGTCAGTTGAATGTAGTGCTTGATGATATTCACCGGGTTTTGGTTTTTTTAGAATCGCGGATCAAAGACAATGTAATTCAGTTGAAGCAGCGATTCAGTGATTTCATGCAAGAATCCATCTCTTTTGAGGATTTGGAAGCTTCTTTAAGAAACCTGAAAAAATCCTTTGAAAATATACTCTTTGGCCTTATGTGGGGTTTAGGAAACTGGATGATGTATATAGATAAAGCCATGTCAAGCAATGCCTTCACTAAGGAGGTACGGCAACAGCTGCTTGCCTTAGAGAGGGAGTATAAAATTTCACAATTCATAAACCACAATTTTGAGATGATTATACCTTGCATTGAAGAAATATTCAAACTGTTTCCTGAAGAGCTACTAAATGATCCAGTAAAGTATATTATGGTTGTGGTTAAAGACGTTGACATCCCAAATAGGTTGAACATATTACGTGCCAAGATAAAAGAGCTAATTGTAAAGTTGGATGCTGATGAAATAATTCAAGCCTTTTTGGAAAAGCTTGGGGAGCTTTTCCAGCAGTTAAAAATTGAGAAAACCATCGAGGCTGTGTTACAAATTGTAAAAGATttagaaatacaaaataaactaaTGCAAGTAATTGAAGCTGGTATTGCCAACTTGAAATCAATTGATGTCAACCTTATAATTAAACAATTGAATTTTTTAATTGAAATAGTGGAAAGTGTGAATTTACTGAATTATAATGAGTTTGTGAATTTCACCAATCTTATTATTCATGAATGCGCAGCTTATGTTAATCACATGATCAGGAGTCTTGAAATTCCCCAGAAACTGGAAGCAACTAAAGATTTTGTTAACTTTATCATTAGCTCTACTGGACGTTTTATGGAGCACCTGAAAAAAGTCAAAATTGCAGAAATCATCAAATCTTTCCAGGACATCTTTGATGAGGGATTGGTTAATAACGTTAAGACATGGGCTAAattcataaaacacaaaattaaaaatcaaaatTTTAAAGATGTGATTActaaatatctaaatatgtttAGAAAGTGTTACGTCACTATCATAACTATCATGACCCAGAAGTTTACAAGTACAGTTAAGACAATTGAGACCATAGCACCTAACCTTAAAATCACCAGTGAGATTCAGCAGATCATTGCTGGCCTCAGTAAGGAGTTGATGAAAGGTGAGCTGTTTGTGCCATCCCTTCCTATCCCGTTCACTGATCTTGTTCTACCCTCAGTAGTATTTAGGATAGATGATTTTGAAATTCCAGCACAGCTGGACATCCCTGAATTCACTATCCTGGGAACCTACACTGTGAAAGCCACAACAATTTCTTTAGATGACATCAAGCAGAAAATTACTGAACTAATTGATTTCATTATAAACCTAGAAATCAAAGTGCTTGATGCAGATGCTTTATTTGGAGACGTAACATTGAACTTTCTTCCTACCATACCTGAGATAAGCTTTCCTGAATTCACATTTCCTGAAATGTCATTCCCCAACATCCCAAATGTTCCGTTAGAAAAGCTTGTTAAATCTCTTGAACTTTCTAAGATCAAGCTGCCAACCATTCCACATGAGATAACTGTCTCAAGCTTTGGCAAACTCTATGGCGAGATCAAACTCCTTACCCCCACCTACACAATGGAGACATCTGGAGAACTCCAGAATCCTACTAAGAATAAATTAACACCTGAGTTGACTGGATTCCTTAATTCCTACGCCACATCGAAACATTTTGAAATTCTAAACTATGAACTTAACTCCACGGCCCGTATTTCAGTCCCAAAAATGAGTCGCATTGTCTTAGCTGAGACAGTAAAGTTCAACCATGTTGCCTTTAAAATTGACCATCAGGCATTTGTAGCTCTCTATGGCCTCCCATCAGCTCAGGCTCAGGCCAAGACAGAGGTTAAGGTTAAGACTACACCCTATACTGCTAAGTATGCAAACACAGCCTCTATTGCTATCGGAGGAGGGATATCGGCTTCTTTTGATACAGGATATAATCATTTACTTTATCTCCCATGGAGCAGTGTCAAAAGTGAGGCCAGTGTCACCCAAAAAATTGTTGCTAAGCAAGATGGTCCCTCCTTCACTCTAACGGTTGATAATTCCTGTGAAGGCAAAATTAACGATGATGATAGCAACCACAAGAGCAAACTGCAATTATCAGTCACTCCAAGTGCTGTCGGACTAACTTTCTCTGGTGACACAGACATTGTGGGGTTAAGGGTGAAACAGCATATTACAGCTGAATCTGGCACCTTTAGCTATTTCAAGTTTAATGTACGCAACGAGGCAGAGGCTCCAGTGTTTAAGAACAGTCTTTTTGTAGCATCTGGACAAGGCAACCTTTATGATATGACGGTTGAGCTGAAAGCAAACCATAACACTGAACTGAAGGGTGAAGGCAAAGGCTTTATATCCAATACATTCAACCTCGTAGCCCGTCCTTTTGAGTTTGTCTATGAATTTCACAACAAAGGAACTTTCACGCTGGGCACTCTGAGATCCTTGCCTGCTAACATAGATCTGCAGAAAGATTACTCCATCATTCTCAGACCCGACAGCCAGCTGATAGCCACAGTAACTCTGTTTCGCCTGAATCAATATAAAACATTCTACAACTTTACATTCAGCAATAATGAAAAAGAGGCTGGCATCTTTGCTGCAATGGAAAATGCagatttgttttactttttgtcATTCGCTGTTGTCAGCCCTGAGCTTGAAAACCTTTTGACTaccactgaacaaactgtggctgtagatGCCAAGCTTGTTTTCCAGAAAAGTCGGCCACTTGAAATCATGGGCTTGGTTCAGATTCCCAATATGGTCAACATGATCTCAGAGCTGTCTGTTAAGACGGACTTCATCAATCTGAATGTCAACGCTGGACTCTATCCTGAGGATAATCTTGTGTTTCGTCTGGGAGCTACcacagcttctgtgtttgaGAGTTTAAATGCAAAACTGCAAGTAACGACCAGTTTAACCACCAAGAGAGGAATCAAGTTGGCCAATTCCCTGTCTTTTGAAAATCCCCACATCAACGGCAGTCATGACAGCACTATAAGTGCGAGTAGTGAGAGAGATGTTTCCTTGAAGTCAACCACTAGAGCAAACATGGCTGGAACAATAGATACAGACTATCTTGTTTTGGGAGTTCTGGATAATGAGGTCAACGTCTACCTCAATAATGATGGCTTACAGTCCACTTCCAAGGTTATTACTGATGTCAAGGTCAACCATGGCACCACCAGAGTCATTAGCCTGGATCTAAATAAGAATCTTGCTATTGAAGCATCCCTGAGCCACGTGTACGTTGTGCTGTCATACATTAACAACAACGAGGCAAAACTGTTCAATTTCCACACCAAGGGGAAGCACAATGCCAAGGCAACCATGAATGTTGCAACATCATCCCTGAGTACTGACATCGAGATTGACATTTTGCAGCCAAGCAACATGGGTGACATTAGCATCTCAGAGAAAACTGTTGCTAAAGTGACAGTGCCAAAGCAGAAAATGTCTACCACTGCCAGGTTTTCCAGCCCACTGTACACCGCCAACCTGGAAGCAGACTTAGAGGGTCAGGGGCCTGTTTTCAAAGGGACCTTTAAGTCTTCTGGAAATTCTGACAACATGTTCCCAGCATATGACATAAAGG CTTCTACAACTACAAACTATGAGAATCAAGCTCTGAGCATGATTAGCAAGGTTGCTGTGACTGGTTTAAACCTTACCATGAATGTGGATCACGTCATTACCAAAGTCCTAAG TGTATCTCGCCACACCCTGAGGGTTGACTTCTCCATTCCAACCGTCACCGTTGCAAACTTCGATTATGCTGCTGGAAGGGACGGTATCAACGCTTCAGTATCTACTCCAGTTACTGGTTTTGTGGGACTTCAACTCAATGGCCCATCTCAGTTGAGTGCAAGGGTCTATCATCGTTCTCCT TCTGCCCCTGAAGTCGATGTTGACATTTTGGTCGTGAAATCATCTCCTGTGGACGTTGACAAGATGAACCTGCAGATTGTGTATTATACAGAAGCATACAATGCAATGGAGGATGAAATGTGG